The DNA region GCTCCGTTCCTATGACTCATTGTCGGCGCCATTCTCAGAGTGCGAAGGCCTAAGAATGCAAAAAGCCCCGCACATTGCGGGGCTCGAATCCTTATGGCGCTCCCAACGGGATTCGAACCCGTGTTACCGCCTTGAAAGGGCGATGTCCTAGGCCGCTAGACCATGGGAGCGTGTTGCGGACTGATAGGCTGCTAGATGATGATATCATGCCGCAGCCGCTGAGTCAAATAAAACCGCAGCCCTGTGTTGCGCAACTGTGACACTGTAACCTCGTTGGCGCAGTCCCAATCAATGGTTGATGGTCCTTGGGGTTCATGGTAACATATGTATGTCGCCAGCGCCCGCCGAAAGGAGGCCATCCTGTGCCGACCTCGCCGCTCCGCTACCCGTTTCCCCTGGGGCTTGGTCCCGGCCTGTCCGACGTCCGTCTCTGCGCCATCCCCTTCCCCGCCCAAGGCCTTGATATTGTCCCCACACCGCTCTGCGAAGACCACGTCGAGGTAAGCCTCTCCGACATTCGCGACCTCGGAAAGCCCGAAGGGCAAGCCTGTCCCAACTGCGAAAGCAAGGAGATCGTCCGGTACGGAAAGCCCAAGGGCATACAGAAGTACAAGTGCAAGCGATGCCGGACCTACTTCACCGACCTCACCGGCACAGTGATGCACCGCACCCGGCTGCGGGAGAAATGGCTCGGATATCTCGCGCTGATGATGGAAGGCCTCTCAGTGCGGCAGGCCGCAAGGCTCTTGGGAATCTCCAAGAACACCGCGTTCGCCTGGAGACACAAGGTCATCACCAGGCTCGCTGGGGCTTACGCCCAGACTACACTCTCCGGGATCGTGGAGACGCACCAGCTCCTTCTTCTCAAATGCTTCAAAGGCTCTCCGGGCGAGGCACGCCGTGCCCACGCAATGATCCGGAAGCCAGGATCCCGCCAGATCCCGTTCCTCAGCCCCCGCTCAGACAGGGCCTATGTCCTCTTCGCCCTCGACCGGTTCGGAAACGTCGCGGCTGAGCTCGCGCCGGGCGAATCCGGAGTCGGGTTCGACGAGATTATGCGGGATCGGATCGCGCCCGGGGCTCGAATCTG from Bacillota bacterium includes:
- a CDS encoding helix-turn-helix domain-containing protein, yielding MPTSPLRYPFPLGLGPGLSDVRLCAIPFPAQGLDIVPTPLCEDHVEVSLSDIRDLGKPEGQACPNCESKEIVRYGKPKGIQKYKCKRCRTYFTDLTGTVMHRTRLREKWLGYLALMMEGLSVRQAARLLGISKNTAFAWRHKVITRLAGAYAQTTLSGIVETHQLLLLKCFKGSPGEARRAHAMIRKPGSRQIPFLSPRSDRAYVLFALDRFGNVAAELAPGESGVGFDEIMRDRIAPGARICVERGIGHWPPPGKQSLGLTWATPSRARAYSEDTASSDPMHRQRNAKRLAIWFRVWLMRFRGVATKYLLRYIAWFWQVSSSAGLATPIAARRLLLATLSCAGT